Part of the Methylomonas rapida genome is shown below.
AGATCACCGAGTTTCTGCTTGCAGCCGGCGTCAAGGCGATCGTGGTCGCCTGCAATACCGCCACGGTCGTCTCCATCGCCAAGCTCAGGGCGTGGTGCCCGGTTCCGCTGGTCGCGATAGAGCCCGCAATCAAACCGGCATCGGTCAGCACCCGGTCGGGCACCATCGGCGTGCTCGCGACCAGCCGAACGCTGGCCAGCCCAAGTGTCGCCAGGCTGTGCGAGACACACGGCAGCAATGTGCAAATTCTGCTGAAGGCCTGTCCCGGCCTCGTCGAGCAAGTCGAACAAGCCGAATTGCTCAGCGATGCCACGCGCGCGCTACTGGTTCGCTATATAAACCCTCTGCTGGAAGCGGGCGCGGACACGCTGGTACTGGGTTGCACACATTATCCGTTTCTGATGCCATTGATCCGCGAAATCGTCGGCCCCGACATCGCCATAATCGACCCGGCGACGGCCGTCGCCCGGCAGCTGGCGCGGCGGCTTGTCGGCAACCTCACAACTTCGCGGCCCGACAGCTTGGCGGACGTGCGATTTTTCTCGAGTGGGTCGCTCGAAAACGCCCAGTCCATTATATCGGCGCTGTGGGGAGAAAATGTCAGGGTTCATTCCTTCGGCTAGCCTGATCAGGCGAAATGCGTCGTTTTACCCGCCGTAGCTCATCCTGACCGTCGCTGGTTATTGGCCAGCAAAGAAACCAGCCTATCCCATGGCGCGGATTCGCTCACCAACTGCTGTAGCGTGTCGTTATTGATTATTTCCACTGACACTTGGATTTCCTCGTCGCTCAAGCCTTCTTGCGCGGACTTGAGCAACTCGTAAACGGCGACATCGGCTTCCGAAGCATCGCTACGTTCAGCCTGCCGCTGCAGGATACGCCGACGTTGCAGCGCTTCATCGCCATGAATATGCAAAATGGCAAAAGGCACGGCCAACTCTCTCGCCAATGACCCAAACGCCTGTCGCTCGTGTCGCTTCAAAAACGCCGCATCGACGATGACGCTGAAACCGTTTTGTAAAATCTGCCGCGAGACCTCCAGCAAATGCCGATAGGTGCGAACAGTGGCTTCAGCACTATAAATGCCGCCCTCAATTGAGGACTGGCTTTGTTGCAATGCTTGCAACCCAAACAGGCGCTTGCGCTCCACATCGGAACGCAGCCGTATCAATTGAAATTTTTCCAGCACGATTTGCGAGACGACGGTCTTGCCGCAGCCGGGCAAGCCATGCGTGATGATCAAAGCCGGCCGCTTGGGCTGATAGAATTGCTCGGCCAGTGTCAGATAACTGTCGCATCTTTCCAAGCTGGCGGTTTTATCGGTTTGCCTGGCTCGAATCGCACTGACTTTGGCCATCACCAGCGCGCGATAACCCAGATAAAATGTCAGAACGCCCAACCCGGCATAGTCGCCGCTGTGTTGCAGATAGGCGTTCAAGAACGCATAGGCCAGGTCGGGGCGCTGCCGATGCAGCAAGTCCATGATCAGGAAGCCGACATCGCTGATGCCATCGATCCAGCGTAATGCTGGATTGAACTCGATACCGTCAAAGGGTATCGGCTGGTCATCCAGCAGCACGATATTACCCAGATGCAAATCGCCGTGACATTCCCTCACCATGCCGGCTTGCAAGCGCCGGGAAAACAACGGAAGGCAGCGCTGGCATTCCTCTTCATTGGCCGCT
Proteins encoded:
- the murI gene encoding glutamate racemase gives rise to the protein MTTIGSDAPIGVFDSGVGGLSVLLAIRDELPAENLLYVADSGYAPYGDRDSDFIAERATKITEFLLAAGVKAIVVACNTATVVSIAKLRAWCPVPLVAIEPAIKPASVSTRSGTIGVLATSRTLASPSVARLCETHGSNVQILLKACPGLVEQVEQAELLSDATRALLVRYINPLLEAGADTLVLGCTHYPFLMPLIREIVGPDIAIIDPATAVARQLARRLVGNLTTSRPDSLADVRFFSSGSLENAQSIISALWGENVRVHSFG
- a CDS encoding bifunctional aminoglycoside phosphotransferase/ATP-binding protein, with amino-acid sequence MVNADLDRRLIEALQNPACYPHPVASVKLLETHISWVLLAGDYVYKIKKPVDFGFLDFSTLARRQFFCQEELRLNRRLAPDLYLEVVGIGGSPEAPVLGAEPAFECAVKMRRFCEDRLLDHCLAQGRLTVRQLERLAETMAQFHANLPPAEPDSGFGHAEAIFAPTRQNFLQLAQLLDESYADRLASLQAANEEECQRCLPLFSRRLQAGMVRECHGDLHLGNIVLLDDQPIPFDGIEFNPALRWIDGISDVGFLIMDLLHRQRPDLAYAFLNAYLQHSGDYAGLGVLTFYLGYRALVMAKVSAIRARQTDKTASLERCDSYLTLAEQFYQPKRPALIITHGLPGCGKTVVSQIVLEKFQLIRLRSDVERKRLFGLQALQQSQSSIEGGIYSAEATVRTYRHLLEVSRQILQNGFSVIVDAAFLKRHERQAFGSLARELAVPFAILHIHGDEALQRRRILQRQAERSDASEADVAVYELLKSAQEGLSDEEIQVSVEIINNDTLQQLVSESAPWDRLVSLLANNQRRSG